Proteins encoded together in one Streptomyces sp. NBC_01408 window:
- a CDS encoding AlpA family transcriptional regulator, with translation MAIAIPGYEDAKQAAARLKVTVQHVYNLNSSRADFPTPVYVGRTPLWPVDRLDAWRSAHPKRGD, from the coding sequence ATGGCCATCGCAATTCCCGGATATGAAGACGCCAAACAGGCAGCGGCACGACTCAAGGTCACCGTCCAGCACGTCTACAACCTCAACAGCAGCCGCGCCGACTTCCCCACCCCCGTCTACGTCGGCCGCACCCCCCTGTGGCCCGTGGACCGGCTCGACGCCTGGCGCAGCGCCCACCCGAAGCGTGGAGATTAA